A genomic region of Chitinimonas arctica contains the following coding sequences:
- a CDS encoding helix-turn-helix domain-containing protein, with protein sequence MKLFDKLFNPRDVRRKLGLNQQEFWTKIGVTQSGGSRYESGRNMPKPVRELLRLVHVEQVDLSRVRREDFEIIDYLKENHPDLYKSLQKAVKTRHETGTAEDDTATIPR encoded by the coding sequence ATGAAACTATTTGACAAATTATTTAACCCCCGCGACGTACGTCGCAAACTTGGCCTGAACCAACAGGAGTTCTGGACCAAGATCGGCGTCACCCAAAGCGGTGGCTCCCGTTACGAGAGCGGCCGCAACATGCCCAAACCGGTGCGTGAGCTGCTGCGCTTGGTGCACGTCGAGCAGGTGGACTTGAGCCGCGTCCGCCGCGAGGACTTCGAGATCATCGACTACCTCAAGGAAAACCACCCCGACCTGTACAAGAGCCTGCAGAAAGCGGTCAAGACGCGCCATGAAACCGGCACGGCCGAAGACGACACCGCCACCATTCCCCGCTAG
- a CDS encoding GntR family transcriptional regulator, with protein MSTLVEKIAQAIREDIFRGALAPGEPLKQVELANRYGVSPIPLREALQRLQVEGLVEYFAYRGAIVARMKRGEAADIADVRNALEALAFQIALPKLDDEQIDTLAAITEELESPRGMEASFFMERLNHYYEVLLSRSDRPLLLEMIQTNLKRATRYYAEVVRLSQGRLTDAPSRRTYVEAMRARDMTMLTDNMQALHAAYVRFIEANFED; from the coding sequence ATGAGCACACTAGTAGAAAAGATAGCCCAAGCGATCCGGGAGGATATTTTTCGGGGTGCGCTTGCCCCTGGCGAGCCGCTCAAGCAGGTTGAACTGGCCAATCGTTACGGTGTAAGCCCTATACCGTTGCGGGAAGCCTTACAGCGCCTGCAGGTCGAGGGCCTGGTCGAGTACTTCGCCTACCGCGGCGCCATCGTGGCCCGCATGAAGCGCGGTGAGGCCGCCGATATCGCCGACGTGCGCAATGCCTTGGAGGCATTGGCATTCCAGATCGCCTTGCCCAAGCTGGACGACGAGCAGATCGACACCCTGGCGGCCATTACCGAGGAGCTGGAGTCGCCACGCGGCATGGAAGCCAGTTTCTTCATGGAACGATTGAATCACTACTACGAGGTGCTGCTGTCCAGATCGGATAGACCGCTCCTGTTGGAAATGATTCAAACGAACCTCAAGCGCGCGACTCGCTATTACGCCGAAGTGGTCCGGCTCAGCCAAGGCCGCCTGACGGACGCGCCGTCGCGCAGGACCTACGTGGAAGCGATGCGGGCCCGGGACATGACCATGCTCACCGACAATATGCAGGCGTTGCATGCCGCGTACGTCCGCTTTATCGAGGCGAATTTCGAGGATTGA